In a genomic window of Cyclopterus lumpus isolate fCycLum1 chromosome 13, fCycLum1.pri, whole genome shotgun sequence:
- the LOC117741683 gene encoding serine/threonine-protein kinase pim-1-like gives MGKVFGKLFTAVEKEKELPSNSEDIGVVAGGGKRKRTEDGESLPRKRSRKRDSSPQNDELPSSSEDIGVVDGGGKRKQTEDGESPPWKRSRKPGPFPWSGELFSSEDTESRNTPEAALSEGSAKRKAVDDEGPVEKKYRLLDESDVFKAKYQQLKKLGQGSFGCVFAGYRRADNLPVAIKHIDRKHHLTLYQEDDGYTIPMEVAVLEHLQANSERHSAPVDLLDWYVEEQGLILVLERPLPAVDLANYIQGKGGHLIETEAKIIINQLLDAAIDLKQKHIFHRDIKPENLLIETCMKSPRVRLIDFGLSCFDGDGDTYSNFYGSFVPPEWHRRQEYEAGPSTVYQIGVVLFAMLQGVASSGHLSFQKLKNSWWLSEYCKDFYKACMHVNPDQRFTLEQMRNHPWLR, from the exons ATGGGTAAAGTATTTGGAAAGCTCTTCACagctgtggagaaggagaaggagttgccTTCAAACTCAGAAGACATTGGTGTCGTCgctggaggagggaagaggaaacggacagaagatggggaaagcctaccGAGGAAAAGAAGTAGGAAACGGGACTCCTCCCCGCAGAACGATGAGTTGCCGTCCAGCTCAGAAGACATTGGTGTTGTCgatggaggagggaagaggaaacagacagaagatggggaaagcccaCCCTGGAAAAGAAGCAGGAAACCGGGCCCCTTCCCGTGGAGCGGTGAGTTGTTcagctcagaggacactg aaagcagaaacacaccCGAGGCGGCTCTGAGCGAGGGAAGCGCTAAGAGGAAGGCGGTCGACGATGAAGGACCGGTTGAGAAGAAGTACAGGCTTCTAGACGAGTCAGACGTGTTTAAGGCCAAGTACCAGCAGCTGAAGAAACTTGGCCAAGGATCGTTTGGATGCGTGTTTGCTGGCTACCGCAGAGCGGATAATCTACCC GTCGCCATCAAGCATATCGACAGGAAACACCATCTCACCCTTTACCAAGAAGATGATGGGTACAcgatccccatggaggtcgcTGTCCTAGAGCATCTACAGGCCAACTCAGAGCGGCATTCAGCACCAGTTGACCTACTGGACTGGTACGTTGAGGAACAGGggctgatcctggtgctggagagaccgTTGCCGGCCGTAGACCTCGCCAACTACATCCAAGGCAAAGGAGGCCACTTGATAGAAACGGAAGCCaag attataattaatcagctgctggatgcagccattgacctcaagcagaagcacattttccaccgTGACATTAAACCCGAAAATCTTCTTATTGAGACCTGCATGAAGTCGCCGCGAGTTCGCCTCATCGACTTCGGTTTGAGCTGCTTcgacggagacggagacaccTATAGCAACTTTTATG gttcTTTCGTCCCCCCAGAGTGGCACCGTCGGCAGGAATACGAAGCCGGACCCTCGACAGTATACCAGATCGGAGTGGTCCTGTTCGCCATGCTCCAAGGCGTGGCATCTAGCGGGCACCTGTCCTTTCAGAAGCTGAAGAACAGTTGGTGGCTTTCCGAat attGCAAAGATTTCTACAAggcgtgcatgcatgtgaatccggatcagcggttcaccctggagcagatgaggaatcacccgtggctgagatag
- the LOC117741702 gene encoding serine/threonine-protein kinase pim-1-like: MGKVFGKLFTAVEKEKELPSNSEDIGVVAGGGKRKRTEDGESLPRKRSRKRDSSPQNDELLSSSEDIGVVDGGGKRKQTEDGESPPWKRSRKPGPFPWSGELFSSEDTESRNTPEAALSEGSAKRKAVDDEGPVEKKYRLLDESDVFKAKYQQLKKLGQGSFGCVFAGYRRADNLPVAIKHIDRKHHLTLYQEDDGYTIPMEVAVLEHLQANSERHSAPVDLLDWYVEEQGLILVLERPLPAVDLANYIQGKGGHLIETEAKIIINQLLDAAIDLKQKHIFHRDIKPENLLIETCMKSPRVRLIDFGLSCFDGDGDTYSNFYGSFVPPEWHRRQEYEAGPSTVYQIGVVLFAMLQGVASSGHLSFQKLKNSWWLSEYCKDFYKACMHVNPDQRFTLEQMRNHPWLR; encoded by the exons ATGGGTAAAGTATTTGGAAAGCTCTTCACagctgtggagaaggagaaggagttgccTTCAAACTCAGAAGACATTGGTGTCGTCgctggaggagggaagaggaaacggacagaagatggggaaagcctaccGAGGAAAAGAAGTAGGAAACGGGACTCCTCCCCGCAGAACGATGAGTTGCTGTCCAGCTCAGAAGACATTGGTGTTGTCgatggaggagggaagaggaaacagacagaagatggggaaagcccaCCCTGGAAAAGAAGCAGGAAACCGGGCCCCTTCCCGTGGAGCGGTGAGTTGTTcagctcagaggacactg aaagcagaaacacaccCGAGGCGGCTCTGAGCGAGGGAAGCGCTAAGAGGAAGGCGGTCGACGATGAAGGACCGGTTGAGAAGAAGTACAGGCTTCTAGACGAGTCAGACGTGTTTAAGGCCAAGTACCAGCAGCTGAAGAAACTTGGCCAAGGATCGTTTGGATGCGTGTTTGCTGGCTACCGCAGAGCGGATAATCTACCC GTCGCCATCAAGCATATCGACAGGAAACACCATCTCACCCTTTACCAAGAAGATGATGGGTACAcgatccccatggaggtcgcTGTCCTAGAGCATCTACAGGCCAACTCAGAGCGGCATTCAGCACCAGTTGACCTACTGGACTGGTACGTTGAGGAACAGGggctgatcctggtgctggagagaccgTTGCCGGCCGTAGACCTCGCCAACTACATCCAAGGCAAAGGAGGCCACTTGATAGAAACGGAAGCCaag attataattaatcagctgctggatgcagccattgacctcaagcagaagcacattttccaccgTGACATTAAACCTGAAAATCTTCTTATTGAGACCTGCATGAAGTCGCCGCGAGTTCGCCTCATCGACTTCGGTTTGAGCTGCTTcgacggagacggagacaccTATAGCAACTTTTATG gttcTTTCGTCCCCCCAGAGTGGCACCGTCGGCAGGAATACGAAGCCGGACCCTCGACAGTATACCAGATCGGAGTGGTCCTGTTCGCCATGCTCCAAGGCGTGGCATCTAGCGGGCACCTGTCCTTTCAGAAGCTGAAGAACAGTTGGTGGCTTTCCGAat attGCAAAGATTTCTACAAggcgtgcatgcatgtgaatccggatcagcggttcaccctggagcagatgaggaatcacccgtggctgagatag